The following are encoded in a window of Rosa chinensis cultivar Old Blush chromosome 4, RchiOBHm-V2, whole genome shotgun sequence genomic DNA:
- the LOC112199112 gene encoding putative receptor-like protein kinase At3g47110, giving the protein MVVGNKADFNSPRLISLDIEVEKCQVIDHNVVNGEDYLNKGIKHVDMIVGKKADLEKPVKVKLISVTDQTSKHGDNDSSAPIQAEKKTGLESTTLPNFGNESDRLALLDFKKRITEDPLHIMSSWNESMHFCSWIGTRRVVTLNLQAQKLAGSVPPSIGNLTYLTGINLINNNFYSAVPQEMGSLLRLQYLNMSQISFGGTILTNISRCTQLTMIDVFSNKLIRPIPDQLSLLLKLTVLLIGRNNLTGTIPRWIGNFSSLFALSLGENNLHGSIPNELGRPTALQRFILTSNNPSGMIPSSIYNISSIYYFTVTQNQLHGEPPQNIGITLPNLEVFAGGVKKFTGTVPASLSNASRLRILDFAQNGLTGKLPAENLGRLKWLIRVNFDMNRLGISAAITLEENYQPASIANLSTQLKILTLGENLIHGSLPTGIGNLVNLTLLGMEGYHISNSFPDAIGKLHKLEGLDLNLNRFSGPIPSSLGNLTSVTRLFMDANRFQGCIPPSLGNCQNLLILNLSSNNLNGTIPREVVAIKSLSISLTVSNNSLTGSLPSPTRKLVFYDAQITACISCAP; this is encoded by the exons ATGGTTGTCGGAAACAAAGCCGATTTCAACAGTCCACGACTTATAAGTCTTGATATTGAGGTTGAGAAATGTCAGGTGATTGACCATAATGTGGTCAATGGTGAGGACTACCTAAATAAAGGAATCAAACATGTTGATATGATTGTTGGAAAGAAAGCTGACTTGGAGAAGCCTGTTAAAGTGAAATTAATCTCCGTAACTGATCAAACAAGTAAGCATGGAGACAATGACAGTTCGGCTCCCATCCAAGCCGAAAAGAAAACAG GTCTAGAATCTACAACACTACCAAATTTTGGAAATGAATCTGATCGTCTGGCACTGCTAGACTTCAAGAAAAGAATCACTGAAGATCCTCTCCATATCATGAGCTCATGGAATGAATCCATGCATTTTTGCAGTTGGATAGGCACTAGAAGAGTCGTGACTTTGAACTTGCAAGCTCAAAAGTTGGCTGGCTCCGTACCACCTTCTATAGGGAATCTCACTTATCTCACTGGAATCAACTTGATAAACAACAACTTTTATAGTGCAGTTCCTCAGGAAATGGGTAGTCTCTTGCGCCTGCAATATCTCAACATGTCTCAAATCTCCTTCGGTGGGACAATTCTGACTAATATATCTCGCTGTACGCAGCTGACAATGATTGATGTTTTTTCCAATAAACTCATTAGGCCAATTCCCGACCAACTCAGTTTATTGTTGAAATTAACTGTGTTATTGATTGGTCGGAACAATCTCACTGGGACCATCCCACGTTGGATTGGgaacttttcttctttgtttgcaCTTTCTCTTGGTGAAAACAACTTGCATGGAAGCATACCCAATGAGCTGGGGCGTCCAACTGCTTTGCAGAGATTCATACTTACCTCAAATAATCCTTCTGGTATGATTCCTTCTTCGATATATAACATTTCCTCCATATATTATTTCACTGTTACTCAGAATCAACTGCATGGGGAGCCCCCACAAAACATTGGCATTACTCTTCCTAATCTGGAGGTATTTGCCGGCGGTGTCAAGAAATTCACAGGAACTGTTCCAGCATCATTGTCAAATGCTTCTAGACTTCGGATTCTTGATTTTGCTCAAAATGGTCTCACTGGTAAACTCCCTGCTGAAAATCTTGGAAGGTTGAAATGGTTAATTAGAGTGAACTTTGACATGAACAGACTGGGAATAAGTG CCGCAATCACTTTGGAGGAGAATTACCAGCCAGCATCCATAGCTAACCTTTCTACCCAGCTAAAAATTCTTACTCTGGGGGAAAATTTGATACATGGAAGCCTCCCTACTGGCATTGGAAATCTAGTAAACTTGACACTTCTGGGAATGGAAGGTTACCACATATCTAATAGTTTCCCTGATGCAATCGGGAAGCTTCACAAGTTAGAAGGTCTGGACTTGAATCTGAATAGATTTTCAGGGCCAATCCCATCCTCCCTAGGTAATTTGACTTCAGTGACAAGGCTCTTCATGGATGCTAATAGGTTTCAGGGATGCATACCTCCAAGTCTTGGGAACTGCCAAAATCTATTGATACTCAACCTTTCTAGTAACAATCTAAATGGCACAATACCTAGAGAGGTAGTGGCGATTAAATCCCTTTCGATTTCTTTGACCGTGTCTAACAATTCTTTGACTGGTTCACTACCATCGCCTACTAGAAAACTTGTCTTTTACGACGCGCAAATTACGGCGTGCATATCGTGTGCGCCGTAA